A DNA window from Vigna angularis cultivar LongXiaoDou No.4 chromosome 1, ASM1680809v1, whole genome shotgun sequence contains the following coding sequences:
- the LOC108319152 gene encoding cold-regulated 413 plasma membrane protein 2: MRRILQQYVDTKSDTVVDSLIDSDLNELKLAAKKLLHDATLVGGKAFGGSFFKWLASFAAIYLLILDSTNWRTNILTALLVPYIFFSFPESLFSFLRGDVGKWIAFVAVVLRLFFPRHFPDWLEIPGSMILILIVAPDIFAQKLRNNWIGLAIDLFIGCYLLQEHIRASGGFRNSFTQKHGISNTLGILLLIVYPICAFIIH, from the exons ATGCGTAGAATATTACAACAGTACGTGGATACGAAAAGCGATACTGTAGTTGATAGTTTAATTGATTCCGATCTAAACGAGCTAAAGCTTGCGGCCAAGAAGCTCCTCCACGATGCAACCCTGGTAGGAGGCAAAGCCTTTGGCGGTTCTTTCTTTAAATGGCTCGCTTCCTTCGCTGCCAT TTATTTGCTGATACTGGATAGCACAAACTGGAGGACGAATATATTGACAGCGTTATTAGTGCCTTATATATTTTTCAGCTTTCCTGAATCGCTGTTCTCCTTTTTAAG AGGTGATGTGGGAAAATGGATTGCATTCGTCGCAGTTGTGCTGAGGCTTTTCTTCCCTAGACATTTTCCTG ATTGGCTGGAAATTCCTGGTTCAATGATTCTTATTTTGATAGTAGCCCCCGACATATTTGCTCAGAAATTAAGGAATAACTGGATTGGATTAGCGATTGATCTTTTCATTGGTTGTTACCTTCTACAAGAACATATCAGGGCTTCTGGTGGATTCAGAAATTCTTTCACACAGAAACATGGAATATCAAATACTCTTGgcatcctcctcctcattgTCTATCCTATTTGTGCATTCATTATCCATTAA
- the LOC108319168 gene encoding wall-associated receptor kinase-like 14 — MFHRSTKFALLLSIFVFCSTIARTSSNCQPSCGCGQHSLKYPFGFCSYSKVKLNCSSDSTKVKIGEFEVQNITSDSIFVSLPVKCNRSLGIIDPLFGVNFAPTFNNSFLLQGCKSKQNGCDTTPSSFVGEHGPVEGCDWKNKSENFICFKRLPRNNSSREYVLQSDLKGIGCSFLFSAIAYDKSKGKELSLQLQMLELGWWLKGPCNCSNNASCTVVKLATGDPGYRCRCHEGFVGDGFKDGDGCRSTFSAVPQCKPSTLWPGRCRKAIKIGVLVGGVIIVATLVVALSLLCYFTRRRSSWLRKQVTVKRLLREAAGDSIVPLYPYKEIERATSFFDEKHRLGTGAFGTVYAGHLHNDECVAIKKIKYRDTNSVDQVINEIKLLSSVSHPNLVRLLGCCIEGGEQILVYEYMPNGTLSEHLQRERGGILSWTTRLTIATETANAIAYLHSAINPPIYHRDIKSSNILLDYSFQSKVADFGLSRLGMSETSHISTAPQGTPGYVDPQYHQNFHLSDKSDVYSFGVVLVEIISAMKVVDFSRPTSEINLAALAVERIRRGCLDDIIDPFLEPHRDAWTLYSVHKVAELAFRCLAFHSDMRPTMIEVAEELEVIRRSEWEALEETICTASSVGSVCSSPRIGRENSLVGVSFERVAGQGSETLIVPPKSEMFLQSVKEVKDNSPVSVHDAWLSGTSSPSTNC, encoded by the exons ATGTTCCACCGCAGCACAAAGTTCGCACTGCTTCTCTCCATCTTCGTTTTCTGTTCAACCATCGCCCGAACCAGCAGCAACTGCCAGCCCAGTTGCGGTTGCGGACAACATTCCCTAAAATACCCTTTTGGGTTCTGTTCTTACAGCAAAGTCAAACTAAACTGCAGCAGCGACAGTACGAAAGTCAAAATCGGCGAGTTCGAGGTTCAGAATATAACCTCTGATAGCATATTCGTGAGTCTTCCGGTGAAGTGCAACCGCAGCTTGGGAATCATAGACCCTCTTTTCGGTGTCAACTTTGCTCCTACGTTCAACAATAGCTTTCTGTTGCAGGGTTGCAAGTCCAAACAGAATGGCTGCGATACTACCCCATCGAGTTTCGTTGGCGAGCACGGCCCAGTGGAGGGGTGTGAttggaaaaacaaaagtgaaaattttatttgCTTCAAGCGGTTGCCGCGTAATAATAGTTCGCGTGAATATGTGCTCCAGAGTGATTTGAAAGGAATTGGGTGTAGCTTCTTGTTTTCTGCCATTGCTTATGATAAGAGTAAAGGAAAAGAGCTTTCGCTACAATTACAGATGCTTGAGTTGGGGTGGTGGCTCAAAGGGCCCTGTAATTGCTCCAACAATGCATCCTGCACGGTGGTCAAGCTTGCCACAGGAGATCCAGGCTACCGGTGCCGGTGCCATGAAGGTTTCGTAGGCGACGGTTTCAAAGACGGCGATGGCTGCCGGAGTA ccTTTTCAGCAGTTCCTCAATGCAAACCTTCAACACTATGGCCTGGCAGATGTAGAAAAGCAATCAAAATCGGTGTCCTTGTTGGAG GGGTGATAATTGTGGCTACTCTGGTGGTTGCTCTGTCTCTTCTATGTTACTTTACTAGGCGTCGTTCCTCTTGGCTGAGAAAACAAGTTACAGTAAAGCGCTTATTACGAGAAGCTGCGGGCGACTCTATTGTTCCTCTATATCCGTACAAAGAAATAGAAAGAGCCACAAGTTTTTTCGATGAAAAACATAGGCTGGGAACTGGGGCATTTGGCACAGTTTATGCTGGACACCTTCACAACGATGAGTGCGTTGCTATAAAAAAGATTAAGTATAGAGACACCAATAGTGTTGACCAAGTCATAAACGAGATCAAGCTCCTTTCTTCAGTGAGTCACCCAAACTTAGTGCGCCTCCTAGGTTGCTGCATAGAAGGGGGAGAACAGATACTTGTGTATGAGTATATGCCCAATGGAACACTATCTGAACATTTGCAAAGGGAGAGGGGCGGAATACTTTCATGGACAACAAGACTAACCATTGCTACAGAAACTGCTAATGCTATAGCATATCTCCATTCTGCCATTAACCCTCCGATATATCACAGAGACATAAAATCCAGCAACATACTCTTGGACTACAGTTTTCAATCAAAAGTGGCAGATTTTGGGCTTTCTAGGCTTGGAATGTCAGAAACATCACATATCTCAACCGCCCCACAAGGGACCCCGGGCTATGTTGATCCCCAATACCACCAGAACTTTCACCTTTCTGATAAAAGTGATGTCTACAGTTTTGGAGTGGTTTTGGTAGAGATAATAAGTGCAATGAAAGTGGTTGATTTTTCGCGACCTACAAGTGAAATCAATTTGGCTGCACTTGCAGTTGAAAGGATTAGGAGGGGTTGTCTCGATGATATCATTGATCCCTTCCTTGAGCCACATAGGGATGCTTGGACACTCTATTCTGTTCACAAGGTGGCTGAGCTTGCATTTAGATGCCTTGCTTTTCATAGTGACATGAGGCCTACCATGATTGAAGTGGCTGAGGAGCTTGAAGTTATCAGACGCAGTGAGTGGGAAGCTTTGGAGGAAACCATATGCACAGCTTCATCGGTTGGGTCCGTTTGTTCATCGCCTCGAATAGGAAGAGAGAATTCATTGGTTGGTGTTAGTTTTGAGAGAGTTGCAGGGCAAGGGAGTGAGACATTGATTGTTCCACCCAAGAGTGAAATGTTTTTGCAATCAGTGAAGGAAGTGAAGGACAACTCTCCTGTATCTGTGCATGATGCTTGGCTCAGTGGAACTAGCTCACCTTCTACAAATTGCTAG
- the LOC108319169 gene encoding thioredoxin-like protein HCF164, chloroplastic — protein sequence MSRFSVSLPTLHTFPPYLKHHQPLPFLPTIPFHRHKNRQVKILNQNLDKSSTTEKSVADFDNSKGTSTPKGFPRKFPSKDLKKKIAIASFLGAMGLLLSTRLHFFGVPSKDHCAHAFPSEEAQHNGKPTVVEFDAD from the exons ATGTCTCGCTTCTCTGTAAGTCTCCCAACTCTCCACACATTCCCACCATACTTAAAACATCATCAACCTCTTCCATTCCTTCCAACAATTCCGTTCCACCGTCACAAGAACCGTCAAGTCAAGATCTTAAATCAAAACCTAGACAAATCCTCAACAacg GAAAAATCTGTAGCAGATTTTGACAACAGCAAAGGAACGAGTACCCCAAAAGGTTTTCCTCGCAAATTCCCAAGCAAAGACTTGAAGAAGAAAATCGCCATCGCTTCCTTTCTAGGAGCTATGGGACTTCTTTTATCTACAAGGCTTCACTTCTTTGGTGTTCCTTCGAAGGATCATTGTGCCCATGCATTCCCGTCCGAAGAG GCTCAGCACAACGGGAAGCCCACTGTGGTGGAGTTTGATGCAGATTAG
- the LOC108319176 gene encoding BTB/POZ domain-containing protein At5g66560, whose protein sequence is MSSTEKPSSKGQAWFCTTGLPSDIVVEVDDMTFHLHKFPLMSKSRKLHHLITQQEAATHSSAPQQQQQQQETEDEDEIVEEQCHVTFTGFPGGSEAFEMAAKFCYGVKIDLSPSNVAALRCAGEFLDMTEDYSEDNLVSKTERFLSQHVLKSLKDSVKTLKSCDSLMPMAETLGITQRCVDSVVSRASSADPALFGWPVSDATTASKQVLWNGIDGAGRRKAGAGHGDSWFEDLALLRLPLFKRLILAMKTADLSPEIIETCVMYYAKKYIPGVSRSNRKPLPLPSSSSSSVATEAEQKELLETLVSNLPLQKSSKAATATRFFFGLLRTANILSASEACRDALEKKIGLQLEEATLDDLLVPSYSYLNETLYDVECVERILSYFLESLEARNAASNEDPAAARSPALMLVGKLIDGYLSEIASDANLKPEKFYNFAISLPDEARLFHDGLYRAVDVYLKAHPWVSEEERENICGLLDCQKLTLEACTHAAQNERLPLRAVVQVLFFEQLQLRHAIAGTLMAAEAAAEPGRQSAVLEREVEEGEEGLGLEHVQEGNGTWRVAVRENQVLRLDMDSMRTRVHQLERECSSMKRVIAKFDKSGGSDGHGSGWRASLGRKFGCKFKTQVCDSHESTAVDTRKGRHHQQPQQQHPHHE, encoded by the exons ATGTCATCAACGGAAAAACCCAGCTCCAAAGGGCAAGCGTG GTTCTGCACAACGGGATTGCCGAGTGACATTGTGGTGGAAGTTGATGACATGACATTCCATCTCCACAAG TTTCCTCTCATGTCCAAAAGCCGAAAGCTCCACCACCTTATAACGCAGCAAGAGGCAGCGACTCATTCCTCTGCCCcacagcagcagcagcagcagcaagaAACCGAAGACGAAGACGAAATCGTTGAAGAGCAGTGCCACGTGACGTTCACGGGCTTCCCCGGCGGCTCTGAGGCCTTCGAGATGGCCGCCAAATTCTGTTACGGCGTCAAGATCGACCTCTCCCCGTCCAATGTGGCCGCGCTCCGGTGTGCCGGCGAGTTTCTCGACATGACAGAAGATTACTCCGAAGACAACCTCGTTTCCAAGACCGAGAGGTTCCTCTCGCAGCACGTGCTCAAGAGCCTCAAGGACTCCgtcaaaaccctaaaatcttGTGACTCCTTGATGCCTATGGCGGAAACGCTCGGAATCACGCAGAGGTGCGTTGATTCTGTGGTTTCCAGAGCTTCGTCCGCGGATCCTGCATTGTTCGGATGGCCGGTGAGTGACGCCACTACTGCTTCCAAACAGGTCCTCTGGAATGGAATTGACGGTGCAGGAAGAAGAAAGGCCGGCGCCGGTCACGGCGATTCTTGGTTTGAAGATCTGGCGCTTCTGCGTTTGCCTCTGTTCAAGAGATTGATTCTTGCGATGAAAACTGCGGACCTGAGTCCTGAGATTATTGAAACCTGCGTGATGTATTATGCTAAGAAGTACATTCCTGGTGTTTCAAGATCGAATCGGAAGCCGTTGCCGTTACCttcgtcgtcgtcgtcgtccGTTGCGACAGAGGCGGAGCAGAAGGAGCTTCTGGAGACGCTGGTTTCGAATCTTCCGCTTCAGAAGAGTTCGAAGGCCGCAACAGCGACGAGGTTTTTTTTCGGATTGTTACGAACGGCGAATATACTGAGCGCTTCCGAAGCCTGCAGAGACGCGTTGGAAAAGAAGATAGGACTGCAGCTCGAAGAAGCCACGCTCGACGACCTTCTCGTGCCGAGTTACTCCTACCTGAACGAAACGCTTTACGACGTCGAGTGCGTGGAGAGGATTTTGAGTTATTTTCTGGAAAGTTTAGAGGCAAGAAACGCCGCATCGAACGAAGACCCCGCAGCAGCGAGGTCGCCGGCGCTGATGCTCGTTGGAAAACTCATCGACGGGTACCTATCGGAGATAGCTTCCGACGCGAATCTCAAGCCGGAGAAGTTCTACAATTTCGCCATCTCGCTTCCCGACGAGGCAAGACTCTTCCACGACGGTCTCTACCGAGCAGTCGATGTGTATCTGAAG GCACATCCGTGGGTCTCGGAAGAGGAGAGAGAGAACATTTGCGGATTGTTGGACTGTCAGAAGTTGACGCTGGAGGCGTGCACTCACGCGGCGCAAAACGAGAGGCTTCCGCTGCGCGCGGTTGTTCAGGTGCTGTTCTTCGAGCAGCTTCAGCTTCGACACGCCATCGCCGGAACGCTGATGGCTGCGGAGGCGGCTGCCGAGCCTGGGCGGCAATCGGCGGTGCTGGAACGGGAAGTAGAGGAAGGCGAAGAAGGGTTAGGGTTAGAGCATGTGCAGGAAGGGAACGGCACGTGGCGCGTCGCGGTTAGGGAGAATCAGGTGCTGCGCTTGGACATGGATAGCATGAGGACGCGGGTTCATCAACTGGAACGCGAGTGTTCCTCGATGAAGAGAGTCATCGCCAAGTTTGATAAGTCCGGCGGAAGCGACGGCCATGGCAGCGGTTGGAGGGCGTCGCTGGGGCGAAAGTTTGGTTGCAAGTTTAAAACTCAAGTTTGTGATTCGCATGAGTCAACGGCTGTCGATACCCGCAAAGGGCGCCACCACCAGCAGCCGCAGCAGCAGCATCCCCATCATGAATAG